In the Enterococcus rotai genome, CATGACGATCAAAACAGAATTAGCAGGAAAACTGCTAGACAAAGATTCTGAACGAGCGAAAAAAGAAATCGCAGAAGTTGCAGAGACTTCCAGAGGAACCCTACAAACAGTTCGGGAAATAGTTTCAAGCATGCGTCATGTTTTGATTGCTGAAGAAATGATTACAATTGAAAAAAGTTTACGGGCTGCGAAAATCATTTTATCCACAGAAGGGGAAGAATTAACTAGCGAGCTAGCTACGGACCTTCAAAATACGGTGAGTTACTGTTTACGTGAATGTGTCACGAATGTGATTCGTCATAGTAGAGCCAGCCACTGTAGGATCATCATTGAGAAGAGTGACGTAGATTATATCTTTACAGTTGCAGATGATGGTAAAGGAATGAAAGACTCGATTCAGGGGAATGGGCTAACGGGGTTAAAAGAGCGAATCGAAAGCATCTGTGGAAAACTCGAATTTACTCAAAAAAATGGAATGAAGGTGATATTCACAGTGCCTGTGGATAAAAAAGAGGAGCCGATCCATGATTAAACTAATTATCGCTGAAGATCAAGGGTTACTGTCATCAGCTTTAGCAACGATTCTGGGATTAGAAGAGGATTTAGAAGTTGTAGGGATCGCCAAAAATGGTGTGGAAGCATTGGAACTGATTGAAAAGCATCAACCAGATGTTTGTTTGACTGATATCGAAATGCCTTTAAAAACGGGCTTGGATATAGCGGAAGAGTTACAGTGTCGAGAACAAAAGGTGATTATTTTAACTACGTTTGCTAGAGAAGGTTATTTTGAACGTGCCGTGAAAGCGAACGTATCAGGTTATCTTCTAAAAGACACGCCGACCGACGAGCTGATTGAAAATATCCGAGCTGTGATGCAAGGGAAAAAATTTTATTCCCCTGAACTGGTAACTGGACTGTTTTCACAGCAAGAAAATCCTTTGACTGAACGGGAACAAGAAGTGTTGCTCGCAGTAGGGGAGGGCTTGTCCTCAAAGGAAATTGCGGGAAAGTTGTTTTTGACGAGCGGAACGGTACGAAATTATATGTCAGAGATTTTGAATAAACTAGGGGCAAAAAACCGAATTGAAGCGGTAAGTATTGCGAAGGAAAAAGGCTGGATTTGATTAGGAAGATACATGTAAAGTAAATAAGAGTGGGAATCAAGTATGCATATGGATATATAGTAAAAAAACGTTTTTTATTGATTAAATTTTTAATAAGTATCGTGATATAAAATGTATTTATTTAATTTTTCTTTTATTATTTGAGAGTACATTTTATAAAAAGGAGCTTAATTATGAAAAAGACTATTGTCAGCATGATAGTTTTAGCAACAGCGGTATTTTTATTGCCATTATCAAGTGAAGCAGCACAACTTAATTTTTATGATATTGATACACTTAGTTCACAGGAAAAAGAAGCTATTATCAAAGAAAAACCTTCAATAAGTTCAGAGTATGAGCAGTATACGATTGTTTATCAAAAGGATTCAGCAGGTGCTGGAACGGATGAACATACTGACTTAGGCGGTTCATTTGGACAGGGAAACTCTGGAAAGACTTTAAAGTCAACGACCCAGTCCGCGTTACCAAAAGCGGGAGAACTTGATCATGCTAATTTACTCTTATACGGAAGTGGTATTATTGCGATTAGTTTATTTGCTTTATATAAACGAAAAAAGTATAGCAAGCTGTTATTGGTTATTTTGATTCCAGCTTCGTTAGGAACGCGCTCACTGACGGTCTTAGCAGCGGGGGAATCATTGATTCCAACAGAAACTATTTCACTTTCTAAAGGGGAAGTAAAAAGTATTGAGCCTACTGTGATCGAAGGGTATACCTATGTAGGTTATTTTCCAGTAGGGCAAACTAATCCGCCGAAAGGAGACTCGACAATCATTGTCCGTTATGTTGACGGAAATAACAATGAACTTCATGGATCGCAGATAATTACGGGGACAATTGGTGAAAACTATGATGCATCGACAGAAAAATATGTATTAGCAATCTCAGGCTATACTTTAAACGAGGCTAAATTACCAGTGAATGCTACTGGTATGTTTGAAGAAAAAGAGCAAACAGTCACTTATGAGTACGAAAAAGAGGCTGATAAAGAAGGAACGGTCACGATTCGTTATTTAAATACAGATGGTGTTGACATCATGCCATCCGATAGTTTAAGTGGGGAAATCGGCAAGGCTTTCCATATTGAGAAAAAGGAAATTCCAAACTTTTTATTTAAGCACGCAGAAGGTGAACTGGATGGAGTATTTTCACAGGAAAAAACAACTATCAAGTTATATTATACAGATGAAGTAAAAATAAACATTCATTACATTAATAAAAGCACGAAAGAACCACTTATGTTGAACTCTCTAAACTACTATGCTGATTACTTACGACCAGAGCTAAGTGATATTGATGATTATTATTATACGAGTTCCTATAATGGGAAAACATATAGCTCAGGTAGCGTTGTATCATCTGATCAAGTAACAGTAAAAGCTGGAACGGAGTATATATTACCAAAAGAAATCAGATTTTTGATCACCAAACCAGATGGACAAACAATGGACAGCTTCACTTTTCCAAAGGTCATTGTAACATCTGACGGTGGATGGATCGCAGGCATTGATAGTTATTCCAACTACTTGTTTTTCAGCGAACGACCAGAGTACATTCCTGAAAACTATAAAGGAACGGCAGATCAACTCGAGATAAATGTTACGTATGAACTAACCTATATCACAACTGCTATTCCAGAACCTTGAGGCTTTATTAAACTTCAAATAAGCATGAAGACAAACTGTTCAAAGGTTGCTTCATGCTTATTTTTTTGGATCAGATCCACATTTAATGATTACAATCGAGTTGAACCGAAAAGAAAAATCCCTGAAAGATTTCCTAATAATGTTCCGTATTGCGTAGTCGGTTTCTGTCCAGGAGGAACCACTACAGTAGGATATTCTATAGTGAGCATTCGCGAGGGAATTGAGACAGTTTTTTTCCGATAAACAAAAACAACTTCTTGAGGCTCGTTTGTAAATATTCCTTCTTGTGAAGCAGAGTGACTCACTAATTCCCAGTATTGACGTTCTTCCTCCTTAGCATAAAAAATAATCGTTGTTGGCTGGGCGATTAGTAAAAAAGCTAGAAAAACTGTTAATAAGCACAGATTAAAAGATATTGTTTTTTTCATTTTCGTTCTCCCTTAATTCAATCACTAAATCAGCAAATTTGGCCCAATCAGACGGAGTTGGAGGTTGTTTCCAAATGATTTGCCGACAACTTGTTTCTTTTAGATGGTAATCAGATAAAAAGATATGGGTGTCGTTGTTAAATTTTTTCTGAATACTAACATTTAAATCACGAAAGCGCCGCAAGCTTTGACAAATATATTCTGTATAGGCTATTCCATGTGAAAAATCGATATAAATATTGATCGGTGTTCCTAATTGAGAAGGTTCTAAAATAGATAATACGGAAAACATTATGTCATAGTAAAGTTTTGCTTGATCGTTTTTGGACAGTTCTAGAGCTGTTAGAAAGTGAGTTTTTCGGATAAATCGCAAGATCAATGTATGTAAGGGATAGTAAACCTCAGCGAAATAGCTATACGCTGCAGTTTCGACAAACGTAGTATAACTTTGTTTGAAAATGGACAGGCTTAACAATTTTTTTAAAAAAGAATCATATAGCTGTGTTTTTTGTAAATCTGTAATTTGAAATTGAGTGGCTATACGCTCTACTAGTTCTTGCGTAGCCTCTTGGTTTTGCGTAAATAACGCTTGATTGAATGTCAGTTCAGGTGTGAACATTTCAGAAACAAATAGAAAGGCTAATAAGTAGTTACTTTCATTGAACGATTCAGGAACTGAGTCTTTTGTTGGATGAAGTGCTTGCTCAATCAAGGTCATCTGTTGTTCAAGTGAGTGGTTGGTCTTTTTATTGATAGAACACAGGTTTTCTTTTACCTCATGATGCTTTTTTATTCTAATGTAAACGATGTGGATAAATAACGCTAACTTTTTTTTCTGGAAGAAGGTTAAGTCTAAATCAAAATGCGTAGTCAACAACTGTAGAAGTTGTTGTACTTCTTGATTGCTATCCTTGGAAAATGGATAGTTTTCTCCAAAATAGAAATAAGAAACAAGGTCAAAAATAATAGAACGTACTTTCATCTCATTTCCAGTCAGTTTGTTTTTTTGAATCACGATCCGTTCCTTTTTTAGCTGAGTTAACACTTTGCTGCGAATTTGGTAAAGTGTTGTTTTTGCAAT is a window encoding:
- a CDS encoding response regulator transcription factor, translating into MIKLIIAEDQGLLSSALATILGLEEDLEVVGIAKNGVEALELIEKHQPDVCLTDIEMPLKTGLDIAEELQCREQKVIILTTFAREGYFERAVKANVSGYLLKDTPTDELIENIRAVMQGKKFYSPELVTGLFSQQENPLTEREQEVLLAVGEGLSSKEIAGKLFLTSGTVRNYMSEILNKLGAKNRIEAVSIAKEKGWI
- a CDS encoding MucBP domain-containing protein, whose translation is MKKTIVSMIVLATAVFLLPLSSEAAQLNFYDIDTLSSQEKEAIIKEKPSISSEYEQYTIVYQKDSAGAGTDEHTDLGGSFGQGNSGKTLKSTTQSALPKAGELDHANLLLYGSGIIAISLFALYKRKKYSKLLLVILIPASLGTRSLTVLAAGESLIPTETISLSKGEVKSIEPTVIEGYTYVGYFPVGQTNPPKGDSTIIVRYVDGNNNELHGSQIITGTIGENYDASTEKYVLAISGYTLNEAKLPVNATGMFEEKEQTVTYEYEKEADKEGTVTIRYLNTDGVDIMPSDSLSGEIGKAFHIEKKEIPNFLFKHAEGELDGVFSQEKTTIKLYYTDEVKINIHYINKSTKEPLMLNSLNYYADYLRPELSDIDDYYYTSSYNGKTYSSGSVVSSDQVTVKAGTEYILPKEIRFLITKPDGQTMDSFTFPKVIVTSDGGWIAGIDSYSNYLFFSERPEYIPENYKGTADQLEINVTYELTYITTAIPEP
- a CDS encoding MucBP domain-containing protein; the protein is MKKTISFNLCLLTVFLAFLLIAQPTTIIFYAKEEERQYWELVSHSASQEGIFTNEPQEVVFVYRKKTVSIPSRMLTIEYPTVVVPPGQKPTTQYGTLLGNLSGIFLFGSTRL
- a CDS encoding helix-turn-helix domain-containing protein — translated: MEYLQFLDEEDRDKLHLLMNLQLYNDQYLTQKRLLELTGLSKFLLEKYIKELNEECPEITISEEVYDELIYQPISNDMIQKIQYTYAQRSLKFRFFIEVLVEEKTIKKFQEEQHIAKTTLYQIRSKVLTQLKKERIVIQKNKLTGNEMKVRSIIFDLVSYFYFGENYPFSKDSNQEVQQLLQLLTTHFDLDLTFFQKKKLALFIHIVYIRIKKHHEVKENLCSINKKTNHSLEQQMTLIEQALHPTKDSVPESFNESNYLLAFLFVSEMFTPELTFNQALFTQNQEATQELVERIATQFQITDLQKTQLYDSFLKKLLSLSIFKQSYTTFVETAAYSYFAEVYYPLHTLILRFIRKTHFLTALELSKNDQAKLYYDIMFSVLSILEPSQLGTPINIYIDFSHGIAYTEYICQSLRRFRDLNVSIQKKFNNDTHIFLSDYHLKETSCRQIIWKQPPTPSDWAKFADLVIELRENENEKNNIF